The following coding sequences are from one Achromobacter sp. B7 window:
- a CDS encoding carboxymuconolactone decarboxylase family protein, translating into MSASRVTPVVPGTRQELAAIEARISAARGRISPLYQVLLNSPAVVDGWEAMLTAIRQKTSLSPRLRELIILRVATLNNAPYEFDAHVPHALAGGMPQEVIDALRSNPAPQDVQGLAPGEAEVLALTDAMTRDIEVPDAVFAPVRARYDDAQLVELAATVGAYNMVSRFLVALRVGH; encoded by the coding sequence ATGAGCGCCAGCCGAGTCACCCCCGTTGTCCCGGGCACCCGCCAGGAACTGGCTGCGATCGAGGCGCGTATCAGCGCCGCGCGCGGCCGGATCTCGCCGCTATACCAGGTGCTGCTGAACAGCCCCGCCGTCGTGGATGGCTGGGAAGCCATGCTGACCGCCATCCGCCAGAAGACGTCCCTGTCGCCGCGTCTGCGTGAACTGATCATCTTGCGCGTAGCGACCCTGAACAACGCGCCCTACGAATTTGACGCGCATGTGCCGCACGCCTTGGCGGGCGGCATGCCGCAGGAGGTGATCGACGCCTTGCGCTCCAACCCGGCGCCGCAAGATGTGCAAGGGCTGGCCCCCGGCGAAGCCGAGGTGCTGGCGTTGACCGACGCCATGACGCGCGACATCGAGGTACCCGACGCGGTGTTCGCGCCCGTGCGAGCACGCTACGATGACGCGCAACTGGTCGAGCTGGCCGCCACCGTGGGCGCGTACAACATGGTGTCGCGCTTCCTGGTGGCGCTACGCGTCGGACATTGA
- a CDS encoding DUF4286 family protein, translating to MQESVLLVSLGERFDKARAADMAERLTAGLDKVEVSAFAAVEEADTYVYLRGTSHALAEIQARLAESFPGARARVLHQTLDLPGASAGQDAPWHYIVETDVLPEAEQDLNAWYDQEHLPGLASVPGTVRAMRFECRDESPRYLACYDLHTRETFGSAPWLAVRATDWSSRVRPSFRNTRRTMFKKIL from the coding sequence GTGCAGGAATCCGTATTGCTGGTGTCGCTGGGCGAACGCTTTGACAAGGCCCGCGCGGCCGACATGGCAGAGCGTCTGACGGCCGGGCTGGACAAGGTTGAGGTCAGCGCGTTTGCCGCGGTTGAAGAGGCGGACACGTATGTGTACCTGCGCGGCACGAGCCACGCGCTGGCCGAAATCCAGGCGCGTCTGGCCGAAAGCTTCCCTGGCGCTCGCGCCCGCGTGTTGCATCAAACGCTGGACCTGCCGGGGGCGTCGGCAGGCCAGGACGCGCCGTGGCACTACATCGTTGAAACCGATGTGCTGCCCGAGGCCGAGCAGGACTTGAACGCCTGGTATGACCAGGAACATCTGCCGGGGCTGGCGTCCGTGCCCGGCACGGTGCGCGCGATGCGCTTTGAATGTCGCGATGAATCACCGCGATACCTGGCGTGCTACGACTTGCACACCCGCGAAACCTTCGGCAGCGCGCCGTGGCTGGCCGTGCGCGCCACCGACTGGAGCAGCCGCGTGCGGCCTTCGTTTCGCAACACGCGCCGCACGATGTTCAAGAAAATCCTGTGA
- a CDS encoding alpha/beta fold hydrolase gives MKMKQLLTGLTIGCAIVASTPVLADAPKRVNVLVGNGASIEVLDQGQGPALVLLPSRGRGAQDFDELAERFVQAGYRVLRPQPRGIGGSTGPMSGITLHDLADDQAAVIRTVARQPVVMVGHAFGNWVARATGVDHPELVRGVVIVAAAAKQYPKGLSEHVDRSAELSLPDAERLKSIQYAFFAPGNDARVWLNGWYPDVSESQRLAGKATRQSDWWSGGAKPLLDLQAELDLFKPPATRNEIRDEFGDRVSVVVVPGAGHALVPEKPQAVVDAIAAWERTLR, from the coding sequence ATGAAAATGAAACAGCTGCTGACGGGGCTGACGATCGGCTGCGCGATCGTGGCGTCGACGCCTGTGCTGGCGGATGCACCCAAACGCGTCAATGTGCTGGTCGGCAACGGCGCGTCGATTGAAGTGCTGGACCAGGGGCAGGGGCCCGCGCTGGTGCTGCTGCCGTCACGGGGACGCGGCGCGCAGGATTTCGACGAACTGGCCGAACGCTTCGTGCAAGCGGGCTATCGCGTGCTGCGTCCGCAGCCGCGCGGCATCGGCGGCAGTACCGGGCCGATGTCGGGCATCACGCTGCATGATCTGGCGGACGACCAGGCCGCCGTGATTCGCACCGTGGCGCGCCAACCGGTGGTGATGGTGGGCCATGCCTTCGGCAACTGGGTGGCGCGCGCCACGGGCGTCGACCACCCCGAGCTGGTGCGTGGCGTGGTGATTGTGGCGGCGGCGGCCAAGCAATATCCCAAGGGTCTGAGCGAACACGTGGATCGCAGCGCCGAACTGTCGTTGCCCGACGCCGAACGCCTGAAGTCGATCCAGTACGCGTTCTTTGCGCCCGGCAACGACGCGCGCGTCTGGTTGAACGGCTGGTACCCGGACGTCAGCGAGAGCCAGCGCCTGGCCGGCAAGGCCACGCGCCAGTCCGATTGGTGGTCGGGCGGGGCCAAGCCGTTGCTAGACCTGCAAGCGGAGCTGGATCTGTTCAAGCCGCCGGCTACGCGCAACGAAATCCGCGATGAGTTCGGTGACCGCGTGTCCGTCGTCGTGGTTCCCGGCGCGGGCCACGCGTTGGTGCCCGAAAAGCCCCAGGCGGTGGTGGACGCCATTGCGGCGTGGGAACGTACGCTGCGTTGA
- the argF gene encoding ornithine carbamoyltransferase, giving the protein MTPPTTQNGPLRHFLQFKDFSSAEIAYVLDRARLIKEKFKRYEPHMPLHDRTLAMVFEKASTRTRVSFEAGMYQMGGSVINLTSNDSQLGRSEPIEDTARVISRMVDIVMIRTFEQTRIERFASHSRVPVINGLTNEFHPCQILADIFTYIEHRGPIAGKTVAWVGDANNMAYTWLHAAEMLGFTLHVSTPAGYELEASRIGSPSDKVLRQFKDPMQACQGAHLVTTDVWTSMGYEAENEERRAAFADWCVDAEMMAAADPEAVFMHCLPAHRGEEVTGEVIDGPQSVVWDEAENRLHVQKALMEFLLLGQIN; this is encoded by the coding sequence ATGACTCCTCCCACGACTCAAAACGGCCCGTTGCGGCATTTTCTCCAGTTCAAGGATTTCTCTTCCGCTGAAATCGCCTACGTGCTGGACCGCGCGCGCCTGATCAAGGAAAAGTTCAAGCGCTACGAACCCCATATGCCGCTGCACGACCGCACGCTGGCGATGGTGTTTGAAAAGGCCAGCACCCGCACCCGCGTCTCGTTCGAGGCCGGCATGTACCAGATGGGCGGCTCGGTCATCAACCTGACCTCCAACGATTCGCAGCTGGGCCGCTCCGAGCCCATCGAAGACACGGCGCGCGTCATCTCGCGCATGGTCGACATCGTCATGATCCGTACGTTCGAGCAGACCCGCATCGAGCGCTTTGCGTCGCATTCGCGCGTGCCGGTCATCAACGGCCTGACCAACGAATTCCACCCCTGCCAGATCCTGGCCGATATCTTCACCTACATCGAACATCGCGGCCCCATCGCGGGCAAGACGGTGGCCTGGGTGGGCGATGCCAACAACATGGCATACACCTGGCTGCACGCAGCCGAGATGCTGGGTTTTACGCTGCACGTGTCCACGCCCGCGGGCTACGAACTTGAAGCCTCGCGCATCGGCTCGCCGTCGGACAAGGTGCTGCGCCAGTTCAAGGACCCCATGCAGGCGTGCCAGGGCGCGCACCTGGTCACGACCGACGTGTGGACCAGCATGGGCTACGAAGCCGAAAACGAAGAGCGCCGCGCGGCGTTTGCCGACTGGTGCGTTGACGCTGAAATGATGGCGGCCGCCGACCCCGAAGCCGTGTTCATGCACTGCCTGCCCGCCCACCGTGGCGAGGAAGTTACCGGCGAAGTCATCGACGGGCCGCAAAGCGTGGTCTGGGACGAAGCCGAAAACCGCCTGCACGTGCAAAAGGCATTGATGGAATTCCTGCTGCTGGGCCAGATCAACTAA
- a CDS encoding aspartate aminotransferase family protein, with product MTSPLANIYARLPVAFTHGHGAWLWDAQGRKYLDALAGIGVSCLGHAHPKLVAAISEQAARIIHTSNIYEIPQQAALAARLSALSGMQEALFCNSGSEANEAAIKLARYYAYQRGNKHAHIITMDSSWHGRTLATLAATGSDKARKGFEPLPSGFIQVPYNDLDAVRAAGDAEPRTTAVLLEVLQGEGGIRPSDISYLQAVRALCTERGWLLMIDEVQSGIGRTGKWFAHQWADIKPDVMTLAKGLAGGVPIGAMLAAGPAAGVFTPGSHGTTFGGGPLVCAAGLAVLDTLEDDKLLDNAHTVGTYLKDALAQALADTAGVTEVRGRGLMLGIELARPCGVLVLHALEAGLLINVTRDRVIRMLPPLILTQQEADQIVATLVPLIQRFLSEKP from the coding sequence ATGACCTCGCCTCTGGCCAATATCTATGCCCGCCTGCCGGTTGCGTTCACGCACGGCCACGGCGCATGGTTGTGGGATGCCCAAGGGCGCAAATACCTGGACGCACTGGCCGGCATCGGCGTGTCGTGCCTGGGACACGCCCATCCGAAACTGGTGGCGGCCATCAGCGAACAGGCCGCGCGCATCATCCACACGTCGAACATCTACGAAATTCCCCAGCAGGCCGCGCTTGCCGCCCGCCTGAGCGCTTTGTCGGGCATGCAGGAAGCGCTGTTTTGCAACAGCGGCTCGGAAGCGAACGAGGCGGCCATCAAGCTGGCCCGCTACTACGCCTACCAGCGCGGCAACAAGCACGCCCACATCATCACCATGGATTCGTCCTGGCATGGCCGCACGCTGGCCACGCTGGCGGCCACGGGCAGCGACAAGGCCCGCAAGGGCTTCGAACCGCTGCCCAGCGGCTTCATCCAGGTGCCCTATAACGACCTGGACGCCGTGCGCGCCGCGGGCGACGCCGAGCCGCGCACCACCGCCGTGTTGCTTGAAGTGCTGCAAGGCGAAGGCGGCATCCGCCCATCCGACATCTCGTACCTGCAAGCGGTGCGCGCGCTGTGCACCGAGCGCGGCTGGCTACTGATGATCGACGAAGTGCAGTCCGGCATCGGCCGCACCGGCAAGTGGTTCGCGCATCAATGGGCCGACATCAAGCCTGACGTGATGACGCTGGCCAAGGGGCTGGCGGGCGGCGTGCCGATTGGCGCGATGCTGGCCGCAGGGCCTGCCGCCGGGGTGTTCACGCCCGGCAGCCATGGCACCACGTTCGGCGGCGGGCCGCTGGTCTGCGCCGCCGGCCTGGCCGTGCTGGACACGCTGGAAGACGACAAGCTGCTGGACAACGCCCACACGGTGGGCACCTACCTGAAGGACGCCCTGGCGCAAGCCTTGGCAGACACGGCGGGCGTTACCGAAGTGCGCGGGCGGGGCTTGATGCTGGGCATAGAACTGGCGCGCCCCTGCGGCGTGCTGGTGCTGCACGCCCTTGAAGCCGGCCTGCTCATCAACGTCACGCGCGACCGCGTCATCCGCATGCTGCCGCCCCTGATCCTTACCCAACAAGAGGCGGACCAGATCGTCGCCACCCTGGTCCCGCTCATCCAACGCTTCCTGTCCGAAAAACCATAA
- a CDS encoding DUF3579 domain-containing protein — protein sequence MATRVRQFVIHGVTESGSRFRPSDWAERLAGVMAQFRPAGCAGNHLTYSPYVLPVVIDGVRGIVVDLRLRDLEPLAYKFVVDFARDNNLKTEEREI from the coding sequence ATGGCAACTCGCGTCAGACAATTCGTAATTCATGGCGTTACCGAAAGCGGTAGCCGATTCCGCCCCAGCGATTGGGCGGAGCGGCTCGCTGGCGTAATGGCACAGTTCCGGCCCGCCGGCTGTGCTGGTAACCACCTCACTTATTCGCCCTATGTGCTGCCTGTCGTGATCGACGGCGTGCGCGGAATCGTGGTCGACCTGCGTTTGCGCGACCTGGAACCGCTGGCGTACAAGTTCGTGGTGGATTTCGCTCGCGACAACAACCTCAAGACGGAAGAACGCGAAATCTAA
- a CDS encoding GntR family transcriptional regulator, with amino-acid sequence MKPLAPSANEPAKKDVNRSEIVYINLRRAIIEQALLPGDKLPEDIIGERFGVSRTIVRGVLTRLFSEGLVDLRPNRGAAVARPSLEEAHDIFEARRCLERDVARRLLQHITEAGLTRLARHVEEEEAARKRNSTNESIRLSGEFHILMAELSGNAVYARYVNEIVSRCSLILALYGRPHSSECAVSEHMDIVEGLRARDEKHVLHLLEHHLESVTARALLSTDGSGVRDIRKILDRYGT; translated from the coding sequence ATGAAACCTCTCGCGCCGTCGGCCAACGAGCCCGCCAAGAAAGACGTAAACCGCAGCGAAATCGTATACATAAATTTACGCCGCGCCATTATCGAACAGGCCTTGCTGCCGGGCGACAAGCTGCCCGAAGACATCATTGGTGAGCGTTTCGGGGTCAGCCGCACGATTGTGCGCGGCGTGTTGACGCGGCTGTTCAGCGAAGGGCTGGTGGATTTGCGCCCCAATCGCGGCGCGGCGGTGGCGCGGCCCAGCCTGGAAGAAGCGCACGATATCTTCGAGGCCCGGCGCTGCCTGGAACGCGATGTCGCCCGCCGGCTGCTGCAACACATCACCGAAGCCGGGCTGACGCGCCTGGCGCGTCACGTCGAAGAAGAGGAAGCGGCCCGCAAGCGCAACAGCACGAATGAATCCATCCGACTGTCGGGCGAATTCCACATCCTGATGGCCGAGCTATCCGGCAACGCGGTCTATGCCCGCTACGTGAACGAAATCGTGTCGCGCTGCTCGCTGATCCTGGCGCTTTACGGGCGGCCGCATTCCAGCGAATGCGCGGTCAGCGAACACATGGACATTGTGGAAGGCCTGCGCGCGCGCGACGAAAAGCACGTGCTGCATCTGCTGGAACATCATCTGGAATCCGTGACGGCGCGCGCGCTGCTCAGCACCGACGGGTCGGGCGTGCGCGACATCCGCAAGATTCTTGACCGCTACGGCACCTGA